The sequence below is a genomic window from Microcebus murinus isolate Inina chromosome 4, M.murinus_Inina_mat1.0, whole genome shotgun sequence.
TGAATGAGTAAGCATGCTGCTGTATCTTTCATTCCTGTCCTGCTTTTTCTTCAATTATAAGCTTTAAATGGAGTTCTTTGGCTACACAGTCATGCCTTCCTGTCTACACTAGCTTTCCAGCTTCTTTCATTCTGGTTTCTGTGCCACTAATCGAATGACTCTCTGTTTCCCAGGTCACCAATGACACTCTTATCATAAAATTTAGTGGATATTCATTTGTTCTCATGTTATTGAACTTCTGCTTAACTTACAAGTTTGTCAAACCCTTCTtgaaattttccacttaatttttttccagagtaCCATCACTCTGCTTATAAGCCCAATAattaattcattctacaaatctTTTGGGCACCCCTTCATGTCAAGCACTGAGCTTCATTCCTACTTTCATGGCATGAAATATCTAATTGTGCCTGATGAGAAAGAGTATTTAGCTAAATTATCACACAAATATGTAACTATAAGCTGTGAGGATGGGACACAGTACTATGAGAACACAAAATAGGAGGCTTTTATCTCTCTAACCTGTGGAGCAGGTTAGAGAAAACCTCCCAAAGAAGAGAGTATTTGAATTGAGATGTAAAGAAAAGGGATGGAAAGTAAGTGGTTGATGTATGAAAGCACAAGATGCATAGCCTTCCAAGAGAAGTGGGAGCAGAAAGCACAGGTTTTATTTGTAGATCTGAAAGAAGGACAGTGTGGCTGAGCTCAAAGAGCAAGGGAGACAGGGGTGTCAGATAAGACTGGAAAATGCAGAAGGAGGAAGATGATATATGActttgcctgcctgccttcctttctttctgacaTAATTTATTCAACTAACTAGGAGAATCTACTAAAAAATTCTATCTATATACTGTGTATACAGTGATCAAAATAGGCATGGTTTCTTATGAACTTATAGTCTAATGAAGTTCAAATTAAGATTTAACTTTTATTCTATTAGCAATGAGAAACCATTGAAATATCTTGAGCAGATAACTGACaagatttatatttaataatatttctctGAGTTCAATGTAGagaatatttgttaaagaaacctAGAATACATTAGCAGGCAATTTCATTTTTTGGCTCAAGAGATAATGAGACTTAAGTCTTGGATGGTGACAGTGGACATGGAGGAGTGGCTGGACTCCAGGGCTAATTAAAAGGGACAACTGACTGGTCTTAGTGGTGGGCTGAAGTGGGTGAAATGGGTAAAGTAAATGTTCAAGATGGTTTCTGGGCTTTGGCTTTTGAAACAAGTGTTTTGGCAAGTGTTTATACCATTCACTGAGACAGGAGATGCTAGCAAAAGATCAAGTTTGTTAATTTGGGACTTGGTgagttttgaatatatttaagagACCCTAGCCAATCTGTCAGGTGGGCTGCTAGCGAGGTCTAGGTAAGATATATAATTCATAATCATTTAGTAATAGAGATGGTAATTGTCTAAGGATATAGAGAGGAGAAAAGCagtggaagaaagaggaaaacgatggcacagaagagaagaaaagcaaggaGCATCTAAGACCGAGCCTTGGCAGTGATGTCAAGGCAGCGGATGATGAACATGTTAGAGAAAGCGAGAAGGAGAGACCAGGAGGTATGAAGTCAACCAGGAGGCTGTGATGTAAATTAAACCAAGGAGAATGTTTCGAGGAAGAGGATTTGATCAGCTGTTTCAAGAAAGTTTCACAATAGGCAGGCTATAGGTGACTTTTTTGAGAGCTATTTTGTGGAACTAAGGGAGATGGGAGCCAAATTTTAGTGGGCTGTGAAATGCATGtgaggtgaggaaacagagatgAGTGTCACAGGCTTGTGAGAAGTTTGGGcatgaagggaaggggagagttgGAGAAATTGCAGGGATAGAAGGCGAGGTAGGAGGAATGAGATCCAACACAGATGTAAAAGGTTCGACATTTTTGAGGATGGACAGATTCTCTGTTTcaatggaagaagagaagaaaagggtgGGAGAACATACAAGTagatttgtaaattttatcttgGGAAGTTGAAGAAAATCTTACTGTTCACCTTCCATTTTCTCCATGAGGTAGTAGTTGATGTCACCCTTTGAGAAAAGTAGAGTTCAAGGTTTGAAAACAAgcctagaggaaaaagttgatTAGGGATGGTATGTAGGATGGAAGGGCAATATTCAGGGTCCCTTTGAGGTTGGTGATCATAACTTTATAGTAAAAGCAgctttttatcttgttttcagCTTATTCCAAAAGGGCTAGGATGCTCAGGCAAAGGCCTTGGGAAATGAATAGTTACATTCATTTAAGATTGGGGTTTTAGCAAAGGGCTAGTTTAATTAACTTcacattctattttcttctagtataCCGTAAGTTTGGATAAGGGATGCAACAAAAATATACATCTGAAACTAGTGTATAGTAGGAAGCAAGACAAAGTCTATCCCCAACAAATAAACAATTTTCTCAAAAACACTTATTAAAGAAACTTCTTATCTACCATTGCTTTTTTTTACACTGGTATCCCACTGGCCTCATTTCTTACACATTTTCAACATGTTTTAATGTACAGTGAGGTTACTGCTTATTGTtaccattttttgaaaacttcatagtttttttacatattcatttttcttcacagaTCACAGCATTATTTGTCAAGCACcactgttctatttttatttatttatttatttttatttcagcgtattatgggggtcaCTGTTCTATTTTTAGGATATTGACTGGAATCTGCCTTACTTAGCAAAAGTCTCCTACACATCATTAGCTCCTTAAAGAGTAAGTCAATGGGATGcttttgaaaacaattaaaaaaaaatgatctcttgTATCTTCCCATACAAATAGTCACGAGAAGCCTACTCAGCTCAAGATTCTGCCCATGGCATCACCCAGCAACTACTCCACTGCCCCAGTCTCTGAATTCCTCCTCATCTGCTTCCCCAACTTCCAGAGTTGGCAGCACTGGCTGTCCCTGCccctcagcctcctcttcctcctggccaTGGGGGCCAACACCACCCTGCTGATCACCATCCGGCTGGAGGCCGCTCTGCACCAGCCCATGTACTACCTGCTcagcctcctctccctgctggacATTGTGCTCTGCCTCACCGTCATCCCCAAGGTCCTGGCCATCTTCTGGTTCGACCTCAGGTCTATTAGCTTTTCTGGCTGTTTCCTCCAGATGTTTATCATGAACAGTTTTCTCCCCATGGAGTCCTGCACATTCATGgtcatggcctatgaccgctatgtggccatctgccacCCCCTACGGTACCCATCCATCATCACTAATCAATTTGTGGCCAAGGCCAGCGTCTTCATTGTGGCACGGAATGCCCTTCTTACGGCACCCATTCCTATCCTCACTGCCCAGCTCCATTACTGTGGGAAAAATGTCATCGAGAACTGCATCTGTGCCAACCTGTCTGTGTCCAGGCTCTCCTGTGATGATTTCACTCTTAACAGAATCTACCAATTTGTGGCTGGTTGGACTTTGCTGGGCTCAGATttcatcctcatcttcctctCCTACGCTTTCATTCTAAGAGCTGTGCTGAAACTCAAGGCCGAGGGGGCTGCAGTCAAGGCCCTGAGCACCTGTGGCTCTCACTTCATCCTCATCCTCTTTTTCAGCACCATCCTGCTGGTGGTGGTGTTGACAAATGTGGCTAGAAAGAGGGTTCCCATGGACATCTTGATCTTGCTCAATGTCCTTCATCACCTTATTCCCCCTGCCTTGAACCCTATTGTATATGGGGTTCGGACCAAAGAGATAAAACAAGGAATTCAGAAATTGCTGCAGAAAGGGATGTGAATATGTAAAACAGATTTCtaattcttcctctcctttctcttcagcGACTTTATGTGGGCAGGGAGGTAGAGAAGTGTCCAGTGAGGGAGTATTTCTTATCTACGCTGAGGGTCATTTCGCAATGGAACCAGATTCCTTCCTTATTCTCCTTCCTGGTTCCAGTGGAGGCAGGCAAAAAGATGAAAGTTACATTTCTTGAGTAACTGCTTTGAGCCTAGGCAATTATATTTAAGTGATTTGATCTTTAAGACATTCCCGAGGGCATGCTACTTCCATTTCACATAGTAGAAAAAGAGATGCTTTTAAGAAGGGAAAATGCCAAAGGTCACCTATTTGGGAAGCAAACGAGTAGAGATTAAAATCCATGCTCTAGAACCTAGACTCTTTCTACAGAAATGGCTCTTCAACTATTAATGCAATTGAAGCTGAAGACCACATCCCTATTGCACTCACTTTTGGCCTGTGTTTTGTCTTTCTGGCTGTCTACAGGTATTTCCTGCCTGTACTTCCTTCTTTGACAGCCACAGGGTTCTCAGAGAAGGCAGAGTCTTGCCTGAGAAAGCGTCCGCAGGACAGCAAGAAAAGAGAATCACAACAGCGTAAAGTAATGGCAGCTTCCTGTTCTATCCTACACAGCCTCACTACCATTAGGGGGAGTCTTGGGTCTTGAGTCTTGGAAATGAGGATACAGGTGGGGAGAGGAGTGGGGACACCAATGGGGTAGGAAACAGGGAAACTGACTAGGAGAATGGGTTGGCCACTTCCCCTATATGCTTAAGCCATGCATGCAGTGAACTGAAAATCAAGTCTTATTTGAGCTGCCGATTCTGCCCAAGTCCTCTAGCTGAATGCGGGAAGACATGGCATAGTGTCAGGTGTCTGGATAATAGTGGGTCCAGTTAGGAGAAAAGAAACTACACTGATTATTTATAGAGAATTTAATGTTAGATGGGTATTGGAGACTTAAAAACCAAAAAGAGGGATGCGGAAGTAACAGAGAGATAGGACCTGTGGGAAGAAACTTCCACTCGGGAAGAGGTTGGGTCATTAGAACCTAAAAGGTTGGGAGGTGGCCCATTGAACTGGGTCTTAGATCTCTGAGGAAGGATGCTGTCCCTACCTGGTACTGGTGCTATAGGAGATCAGAGGAGGTGGCCCTTAGAGTTGGGACTAAGACTTTCGAGGATGGGATGCTGCCCTGCTGGTGCTGGTACCCACGAGAAAGTTCAGTGAGGCTGATTCTGGGAgttaaaccaaaaccaaaaccaaccaactagaaaatctggaaaatctAGAGTCACCTCCACTGCCAGGGTGAGGAGCTGTTTATACTGACCAGACAGGAACAGACAGGAAAGAGCaactgtcccctcctctgcttccACCTTCCAGTATCCCTCTCGCCTTCTGTGGGTGGAAACTAAGAGGCAGCCAGGGACAAGGAAGCATCCCAGACTCTCAGCCCCAGCATCAGAAAGCACAGTATGGGTGGGTGGGGTTGAGGCTGAGAGCCAAGTGTTAATAACTGGCACAGCTCCAACCTGCTTGAGTCTGAAATCTCGTGACTACCGAGGGGCACCTAGAACATCACCCTGCAGTCTGCAGTTGCTTCCAGGGCATAAGAGACAGAATCGAGTCCTCCAGTGCAGGTGGGTTAAGAGATAAGACACAATGTTACAGGGACAGCATTCATAGTTATGCAAGAATTTAGCACCAACTGGCAGCAGGAATAGACGGACACTGTGGGGATTATATAGAGTAACTGCAACCCAGTGCTGGTGTGGGCTCCAGGGGCACAATTTCTTCCAATCACTCAGtaacagcagaaaagaaaaatgacatccACTGGCCTACAAGAAGGATTGGTGGTTCTCATTGTCTCAAGCCAGATCCACAGGTGTGACTCAGAAGAGAATTTTTTAATAGGGCTACTCTCCATCTTATCATGGTTGCTGGAAGAGTTTTATCCACCACCAGCTTCCTACTGTCCCTCAGGATGTAAGGGCCAACTCCAGCACTGATTGcttaaaatgggactaataatcTCAATATCCTGATGTGCTGGTAAAAATGGTagtgataataatgaaaaatcaaaGCTCACATGTTTCGAGCACTTGCAATATACT
It includes:
- the LOC105883469 gene encoding olfactory receptor 56A1, producing MASPSNYSTAPVSEFLLICFPNFQSWQHWLSLPLSLLFLLAMGANTTLLITIRLEAALHQPMYYLLSLLSLLDIVLCLTVIPKVLAIFWFDLRSISFSGCFLQMFIMNSFLPMESCTFMVMAYDRYVAICHPLRYPSIITNQFVAKASVFIVARNALLTAPIPILTAQLHYCGKNVIENCICANLSVSRLSCDDFTLNRIYQFVAGWTLLGSDFILIFLSYAFILRAVLKLKAEGAAVKALSTCGSHFILILFFSTILLVVVLTNVARKRVPMDILILLNVLHHLIPPALNPIVYGVRTKEIKQGIQKLLQKGM